One Malaclemys terrapin pileata isolate rMalTer1 chromosome 7, rMalTer1.hap1, whole genome shotgun sequence genomic region harbors:
- the LOC128841005 gene encoding M-phase inducer phosphatase 3-like, whose translation MASPEGASPHPGNRAIRPPAGLIFTPELGPSPVGDLCTNMGHLSCVESITPRRRLRLSPDALTPSPSGSQLLAPTGTPTPTGGALEPSLSPQACSSSSSEGSCSQMPSRCSLPRSAPAPGTDGEILTGDFSRPCSLPLEDGQHRDLRYVSPATVASLLCGQLAGVVEEYVVVDCRYPYEYAGGHIKGALNLYREEQLARWFLPDPLGTTPCPRSSVLIFHCEFSSERGPRLCRSLRRMDRDANRYPELWYPELYVLRGGYKEFYQHFQDLCEPQGYVHMRHKDFRAELRNYQRRRQPWSLRRIRKELFKPLCPGSPFP comes from the exons ATGGCCAGCCCCGAGGGTGCCAGCCCCCACCCAGGGAACCGGGCCATCCGCCCGCCTGCTGGGCTCATCTTCACCCCTGAGCTGGGTCCGTCACCCGTCGGCGACTTGTGCACGAACATGGGACATCTCAGCTGTGTGGAGAG CATCACCCCAAGGAGAAGGCTGAGGCTGTCCCCAGACGCCCTGACTCCGAGCccctctggctcccagctgtTGGCTCCCACGGGAACGCCCACGCCCACAG GTGGCGCGCTGGAGCCCTCGCTCAGCCCCCaggcctgcagcagcagcagcagcgagggCAG CTGCAGTCAGATGCCCTCGCGTTGCAGCCTGCCCCGCTCC gctccagcccctgggaCGGACGGCGAGATCCTGACTGGGGATTTTTCCAGG ccctgctctctgccgCTGGAGGATGGCCAGCACCGGGATCTGCGTTACGTCAGCCCCGCCACA GTGGCTTCCCTGCTGTGCGGCCAGTTGGCTGGGGTGGTGGAGGAGTACGTGGTGGTGGACTGTCGCTATCCCTATGAATATGCGGGGGGACACATAAAG GGCGCCCTCAATCTGTACCGAGAAGAGCAGCTGGCGAGGTGGTTCCTGCCGGATCCCTTGGGCACGACCCCGTGCCCCCGCAGCAGTGTCCTGATCTTCCACTGCGAGTTCTCCTCTGAGAGAGGCCCCCGATT GTGCCGCAGCCTGAGGAGAATGGACCGTGATGCCAATCGGTACCCGGAGCTCTGGTACCCAGAGCTGTATGTGCTACGTGGCGGCTACAAGGAATTTTACCAGCACTTCCAG gATCTCTGCGAGCCCCAGGGCTATGTCCACATGCGACACAAGGACTTCCGAGCCGAGCTTAGGAACTACCAGCGGAGGAGACAGCCTTGGAGCCTGCGCAGGATCCGCAAAGAGCTTTTCAAGCCCCTGTGCCCAGGGTCTCCCTTCCCATAG
- the PGAM1 gene encoding phosphoglycerate mutase 1, which translates to MAAYRLVLLRHGESAWNLENRFSGWYDADLSPAGSQEAQRGGEALRDAGYEFDICFTSVQKRAIRTLWIVLDAIDQMWLPVVRTWRLNERHYGGLTGLNKAETAAKHGEAQVKIWRRSYDIPPPPMEPDHPFYSTISKDRRYADLTEDQLPTCESLKDTIARALPFWNEEIVPQIKEGKRVLVAAHGNSLRGIVKHLEGMSEEAIMELNLPTGIPIVYELDKNLKPIKPMQFLGDEETVRKAMEAVAAQGKAKK; encoded by the exons ATGGCCGCCTACCGGCTCGTGCTGCTGCGGCACGGCGAGAGCGCCTGGAACCTGGAGAACCGCTTCAGCGGCTGGTACGACGCCGACCTCAGCCCGGCCGGCAGCCAGGAGGCGCAGCGCGGCGGGGAGGCGCTGAGAG ATGCCGGCTACGAGTTCGACATCTGTTTCACCTCTGTCCAGAAGCGGGCAATCCGCACTCTCTGGATAGTGCTGGATGCCATCGACCAGATGTGGCTGCCTGTGGTGAGGACCTGGCGCCTCAATGAAAGGCACTATGGAGGCCTGACAGGCCTCAACAAGGCTGAGACAGCTGCTAAGCATGGGGAGGCCCAGGTGAAGATCTGGAGGCGTTCCTATGACATCCCACCACCTCCCATGGAACCAGACCACCCTTTCTACAGCACCATCAGCAAG GACCGTCGTTACGCCGACCTGACCGAGGACCAACTGCCGACCTGCGAGAGCCTGAAGGACACCATTGCCCGGGCCCTGCCCTTCTGGAACGAAGAGATCGTCCCCCAGATCAAGGAGGGCAAGCGTGTTCTCGTTGCTGCCCATGGCAACAGCCTGCGAGGGATTGTTAAGCACCTGGAAG GCATGTCCGAAGAGGCCATCATGGAGCTCAACCTGCCCACCGGCATCCCCATCGTCTACGAGCTGGACAAGAACCTGAAGCCCATCAAGCCCATGCAGTTCCTGGGGGACGAGGAGACTGTCCGCAAGGCCATGGAGGCTGTGGCAGCTCAGGGCAAAGCCAAGAAGTGA
- the EXOSC1 gene encoding exosome complex component CSL4 isoform X2 — MAPPVRCCVPGERLCSLEEGAAGSGTYTRHGYVCAALAGCLAKTSEDGALPVVSVVRDAESQLLPDVGAIVTCKVCSINSRFAKVHILYIGSTPLKSAFRGTIRREDIRATEKDKVEVYKSFRPGDIVLAKVISLGDMQSNYLLSTAENELGVVVAHSEAGAQMVPISWCEMQCPRMHSKELRKVARVQPEFLQT; from the exons ATGGCCCCGCCGGTGCGGTGCTGCGTCCCAG GCGAGCGGCTCTGCAGCCTGGAGGAGGGCGCGGCGGGCAGCGGGACCTACACCCGACATGGCTACGTGTGCGCGGCGCTGGCCGGCTGCCTGGCGAAGACGAGCGAGGACGGAGCG CTGCCGGTGGTGTCTGTGGTGAGAGACGCCGAGTCCCAGCTCCTGCCCGATGTAGGGGCCATCGTGACGTGCAAG GTATGCAGCATTAACTCCCGCTTTGCCAAGGTGCACATCCTGTACATCGGCTCCACGCCGCTGAAATCCGCCTTCCGAGGCACCATACG GAGAGAAGACATTCGAGCCACAGAGAAAGACAAG GTGGAAGTTTACAAGAGTTTCCGTCCTGGGGACATAGTCCTGGCCAAAGTG ATCTCCCTGGGGGACATGCAGTCCAACTACCTGCTGAGCACGGCGGAGAACGAGCTGGGCGTGGTGGTAGCTCACAGCGAAGCAG GGGCACAGATGGTGCCGATCAGCTGGTGTGAGATGCAGTGCCCCAGGATGCACTCCAAGGAGCTCCGCAAGGTGGCACGAGTGCAGCCGGAGTTCCTGCAGACCTAG
- the EXOSC1 gene encoding exosome complex component CSL4 isoform X1 translates to MAPPVRCCVPGERLCSLEEGAAGSGTYTRHGYVCAALAGCLAKTSEDGALPVVSVVRDAESQLLPDVGAIVTCKVCSINSRFAKVHILYIGSTPLKSAFRGTIRREDIRATEKDKVSQVEVYKSFRPGDIVLAKVISLGDMQSNYLLSTAENELGVVVAHSEAGAQMVPISWCEMQCPRMHSKELRKVARVQPEFLQT, encoded by the exons ATGGCCCCGCCGGTGCGGTGCTGCGTCCCAG GCGAGCGGCTCTGCAGCCTGGAGGAGGGCGCGGCGGGCAGCGGGACCTACACCCGACATGGCTACGTGTGCGCGGCGCTGGCCGGCTGCCTGGCGAAGACGAGCGAGGACGGAGCG CTGCCGGTGGTGTCTGTGGTGAGAGACGCCGAGTCCCAGCTCCTGCCCGATGTAGGGGCCATCGTGACGTGCAAG GTATGCAGCATTAACTCCCGCTTTGCCAAGGTGCACATCCTGTACATCGGCTCCACGCCGCTGAAATCCGCCTTCCGAGGCACCATACG GAGAGAAGACATTCGAGCCACAGAGAAAGACAAGGTCAGTCAG GTGGAAGTTTACAAGAGTTTCCGTCCTGGGGACATAGTCCTGGCCAAAGTG ATCTCCCTGGGGGACATGCAGTCCAACTACCTGCTGAGCACGGCGGAGAACGAGCTGGGCGTGGTGGTAGCTCACAGCGAAGCAG GGGCACAGATGGTGCCGATCAGCTGGTGTGAGATGCAGTGCCCCAGGATGCACTCCAAGGAGCTCCGCAAGGTGGCACGAGTGCAGCCGGAGTTCCTGCAGACCTAG